The Oncorhynchus tshawytscha isolate Ot180627B linkage group LG12, Otsh_v2.0, whole genome shotgun sequence genome includes a window with the following:
- the LOC112263251 gene encoding nuclear receptor ROR-beta-like isoform X1, translating into MHVSPRKMKTDAIAQIEVIPCKICGDKSSGIHYGVITCEGCKGFFRRSQQNNAAYSCPRQRNCLIDRTNRNRCQHCRLQKCLALGMSRDAVKFGRMSKKQRDSLYAEVQKHQQRILNERQQQTGEAEALARVYSSSLTNGLNTLNHEIGGTYANGHVIELPKGQVNGGAPGGYYHGMDSTQPSPDQSGLDMAGMKHIKQEPVYDLTPVTNLFNYSSYQDSQLAPSNVSMGELDRIAQNIIKSHLETCQYTADELQQLAWQTHSYDDIKMYQSKTRDMLWQQCAIQITHAIQYVVEFAKRISGFMELCQNDQILLLKSGCLEVVLVRMCRAFNPLNNTVLFEGKYGGMQMFKALGCDDLVSAVFDFAKSLCSLQLTEEEIALFSAAVLISTDRPWLMEPRKVQKLQEKIYFALQHIMQKNHMDEDTLAKLIGRIPTLSALCTLHTEELQAFQQLHPETVNVLFPPLYKELFNPDPNAAITIPK; encoded by the exons ATGCATGTGTCTCCGCGGAAAATGAAAACTGATGCCATAG cCCAAATCGAAGTTATACCATGCAAAATTTGCGGAGACAAGTCATCAGGAATCCACTATGGAGTCATCACATGTGAGGGCTGCAAA GGGTTCTTCAGACGTAGTCAGCAGAACAACGCTGCATACTCCTGCCCTCGCCAGAGGAACTGTCTGATCGACAGGACTAACCGAAACCGCTGCCAACACTGCCGCTTACAGAAGTGTCTCGCACTCGGAATGTCCAGAGATG CGGTGAAGTTTGGCCGCATGTCAAAGAAGCAGCGAGACAGCCTGTACGCCGAGGTGCAGAAACACCAGCAGCGGATCCTGAATGAGCGGCAGCAGCAGACTGGTGAGGCCGAGGCCCTGGCGCGCGTCTACTCCTCCAGCCTGACCAACGGCCTCAACACCCTCAACCACGAGATCGGAGGCACCTACGCCAACGGCCACGTTATCGAGCTTCCCAAGGGCCAGGTGAACGGTGGTGCCCCCGGCGGCTACTACCACGGTATGGACTCCACCCAGCCCTCCCCGGATCAGTCAGGCTTGGACATGGCGGGCATGAAGCACATAAAACAGGAGCCTGTCTACGACTTGACCCCTGTGACCAACCTGTTCAACTATAGCTCCTACCAGGACAGTCAGCTGGCGCCAAGCAATGTCAGCATGGGAGAGCTAG aTCGTATCGCCCAGAACATTATAAAGTCTCACCTAGAGACCTGTCAATACACAGCAGATGAGCTCCAGCAGCTGGCCTGGCAAACACACTCCTACGATGACATCAAGATGTACCAGAGCAAA ACACGAGACATGCTGTGGCAGCAGTGTGCCATCCAGATCACACATGCCATCCAGTATGTGGTGGAGTTTGCCAAGCGCATTTCAGGCTTCATGGAGCTGTGCCAGAATGACCAGATCCTTCTGCTCAAGTCAG gtTGTCTGGAGGTGGTCCTGGTCAGAATGTGTCGGGCGTTTAACCCACTCAACAACACAGTGCTGTTTGAGGGGAAGTACGGGGGCATGCAGATGTTCAAAGCTCTAG GCTGTGACGATCTGGTCAGCGCGGTGTTTGACTTTGCCAAGAGTCTGTGCTCTCTGCAGCTCACTGAGGAGGAAATCGCTCTGTTCTCCGCAGCAGTGCTCATCTCCACAG ACCGGCCGTGGCTGATGGAGCCCAGGAAGGTGCAGAAGCTCCAGGAGAAGATCTACTTTGCGCTGCAGCACATCATGCAGAAGAACCACATGGATGAGGACACGCTGGCTAAG cTGATTGGTCGGATCCCCACGCTGTCGGCCCTGTGTACTCTCCACACCGAGGAGCTACAGGCCTTCCAGCAGCTTCATCCCGAGACGGTCAATGTGCTCTTCCCCCCACTCTACAAGGAGCTCTTCAATCCCGACCCCAATGCAGCCATCACCATACCCAAGTGA
- the LOC112263251 gene encoding nuclear receptor ROR-beta-like isoform X2 yields the protein MRAQIEVIPCKICGDKSSGIHYGVITCEGCKGFFRRSQQNNAAYSCPRQRNCLIDRTNRNRCQHCRLQKCLALGMSRDAVKFGRMSKKQRDSLYAEVQKHQQRILNERQQQTGEAEALARVYSSSLTNGLNTLNHEIGGTYANGHVIELPKGQVNGGAPGGYYHGMDSTQPSPDQSGLDMAGMKHIKQEPVYDLTPVTNLFNYSSYQDSQLAPSNVSMGELDRIAQNIIKSHLETCQYTADELQQLAWQTHSYDDIKMYQSKTRDMLWQQCAIQITHAIQYVVEFAKRISGFMELCQNDQILLLKSGCLEVVLVRMCRAFNPLNNTVLFEGKYGGMQMFKALGCDDLVSAVFDFAKSLCSLQLTEEEIALFSAAVLISTDRPWLMEPRKVQKLQEKIYFALQHIMQKNHMDEDTLAKLIGRIPTLSALCTLHTEELQAFQQLHPETVNVLFPPLYKELFNPDPNAAITIPK from the exons cCCAAATCGAAGTTATACCATGCAAAATTTGCGGAGACAAGTCATCAGGAATCCACTATGGAGTCATCACATGTGAGGGCTGCAAA GGGTTCTTCAGACGTAGTCAGCAGAACAACGCTGCATACTCCTGCCCTCGCCAGAGGAACTGTCTGATCGACAGGACTAACCGAAACCGCTGCCAACACTGCCGCTTACAGAAGTGTCTCGCACTCGGAATGTCCAGAGATG CGGTGAAGTTTGGCCGCATGTCAAAGAAGCAGCGAGACAGCCTGTACGCCGAGGTGCAGAAACACCAGCAGCGGATCCTGAATGAGCGGCAGCAGCAGACTGGTGAGGCCGAGGCCCTGGCGCGCGTCTACTCCTCCAGCCTGACCAACGGCCTCAACACCCTCAACCACGAGATCGGAGGCACCTACGCCAACGGCCACGTTATCGAGCTTCCCAAGGGCCAGGTGAACGGTGGTGCCCCCGGCGGCTACTACCACGGTATGGACTCCACCCAGCCCTCCCCGGATCAGTCAGGCTTGGACATGGCGGGCATGAAGCACATAAAACAGGAGCCTGTCTACGACTTGACCCCTGTGACCAACCTGTTCAACTATAGCTCCTACCAGGACAGTCAGCTGGCGCCAAGCAATGTCAGCATGGGAGAGCTAG aTCGTATCGCCCAGAACATTATAAAGTCTCACCTAGAGACCTGTCAATACACAGCAGATGAGCTCCAGCAGCTGGCCTGGCAAACACACTCCTACGATGACATCAAGATGTACCAGAGCAAA ACACGAGACATGCTGTGGCAGCAGTGTGCCATCCAGATCACACATGCCATCCAGTATGTGGTGGAGTTTGCCAAGCGCATTTCAGGCTTCATGGAGCTGTGCCAGAATGACCAGATCCTTCTGCTCAAGTCAG gtTGTCTGGAGGTGGTCCTGGTCAGAATGTGTCGGGCGTTTAACCCACTCAACAACACAGTGCTGTTTGAGGGGAAGTACGGGGGCATGCAGATGTTCAAAGCTCTAG GCTGTGACGATCTGGTCAGCGCGGTGTTTGACTTTGCCAAGAGTCTGTGCTCTCTGCAGCTCACTGAGGAGGAAATCGCTCTGTTCTCCGCAGCAGTGCTCATCTCCACAG ACCGGCCGTGGCTGATGGAGCCCAGGAAGGTGCAGAAGCTCCAGGAGAAGATCTACTTTGCGCTGCAGCACATCATGCAGAAGAACCACATGGATGAGGACACGCTGGCTAAG cTGATTGGTCGGATCCCCACGCTGTCGGCCCTGTGTACTCTCCACACCGAGGAGCTACAGGCCTTCCAGCAGCTTCATCCCGAGACGGTCAATGTGCTCTTCCCCCCACTCTACAAGGAGCTCTTCAATCCCGACCCCAATGCAGCCATCACCATACCCAAGTGA